The Corvus moneduloides isolate bCorMon1 chromosome 4, bCorMon1.pri, whole genome shotgun sequence genomic interval CATTCGTTACAAATCTCTAAAATATGTTTACGATGTGGTTTTATtgttcaaagaagaaaaatttctgcattattttgAATCATGTTTATTGGGGTAACTTTGCAAAAGGCATGAACTTCATTGTGCAGCTTCTGAGACTTTTCAGGTCTGAAAATCTTAAACTAAGTGTCGTGgtattcttcagaaaaacaggaaaatcacCAACAGTGAAATTGTTTAACTTTGTTTCAGCCATTGGCTTCAATGTTGAGACGGTGACCTACAAGAATCTGAAATTTCAAGTCTGGGACTTAGGAGGACAGACAAGCATAAGGTAATAGATTTCTTAAAGTCAATTAACTTTCTCTAAAGAGTGCCAGGTTCTTGGAATACTCTTAGCAGGGACTTCTGCaaattggttttaaaaacaGCCCATTCTCAGGAAAGCATTTTCATCTGATGGAATTCAGTTTGTAAAACTTGTGATGCACTACAGATTGGAAAAAACCAAGCAagtgttttttcatttgtattcagttttgctttgaaaaacaaattcattAGTGTAGGAGGCAACTGAGTAGCATTCTGAGAAAGAGTGGAGGGGGTgataaaaacccaaaaggaTACTTCCTAGCTTTGCACTCTTAAGAATATTGAAGTTGGATTTAGGTATAGACAGTAATTTTTAGCAAGCTTCATAAGTTTTGTAATGAGTCATTATCAGTACAATCCCTGTACATTCAGTACATTACCCTGTACAATCCTTTAGTGATTCCTTCTTCAGTGCTCAATAGCAAGGTGTAGCGTAGTTAGTTAGGAAGGAAGGTACAGTCAGTGAGATAAAGGTTCCTTCCCTTAGTTTCAATACAGTAATTCTGCAAAAGGTGGTTTGTTTTGATCCTTGTTAGTTACTTGCCTGTATTAATTAGTCATTTAAGATTTCTCTGGTTATCCTTCTTTGGTGACTGTAATGAAGATGCTTGTGTCTTTAAACTTTCTATGCTTTCCTGTCCCTCAGTTATGGACCTCATGTCCTGCAGTCTGATTCCCAAATAAATCTGTCCCCagcatttctgttcttttcctgttttcaagctgctttttatttgctttgtgttggacttttttctttttcctgccttggAGAGTATTTGTATTGTCTGTTCATTTTTGAAGTCTCCTACTTGCCTCCTGGGGTCTTTCACCCCAGAGACAGTTTTTACTTCCTCTGGGTGATCTGTGTTTAATTATCTGGCTAAAAAGAATTGCTTACATGCAAATGCCATGACTGGaacttctctctcctctgcaggcCCTACTGGCGGTGTTACTATTCGAACACAGACGCTGTCATTTATGTAGTGGACAGCTGTGATCGAGACAGAATTGGCACTTCAAAATCAGAGCTTGTTGCTATGTTAGAGGTAAGAAAACAAGGATGACAGTTGTTATCAGTAAAAAATtgagaaattaaaactttttctttggAGTGAATGTGAAATTTGATTCAGTGAATCAAGTGAAGCTCAGCTTCACTTGTGAAGCTTcagccctcagcacagcccatgCAACACTTTGGACTGAAAAAAGCACTGAATACTCTGCAGGTATTTCATGGGTTTGTGCAGCTCTATCTGGGCAGTTAATTTCATGGTACCTTGTGGTCCTATGAAAATTCACCTGCCTGCCAGGACAGCTGCTCAGTACTGCAGTGGTGGCAAAATCAGGCCCTGAAGGATTGACAGTTAATTAGTATCCTACTATGTTTTGAAGCTGAAGAACACATGTAGAACAGGGTACTATAAGTAAGATGAGTTGAGCAAcacttcctttctctctcttcccctgccCCTCAAAATACCTGCAAGCTCATTTAATGTGCCTTGTTAAATCCAACTACCAGCTTGTTTCATAATTTGCACTGGCCATGTTTTGAAACTGCCCCTATGGGGGTATCATACTGGAATTCAAAATAAACACCATTCTTTCACTGAAGAATTTTCTACAGAACAGAAATCAGCAAACAAAATCATTGAGAGCTGctgaaattcctttttattataCAGGTTTTCTCTCCTTAAATAAATTCTGTAGAAGTCTCTGCAACAACTTCCACgatttccctttcttttaggAAGAAGAGCTGAAGAAAGCCATTTTGGTGGTGTTTGCAAATAAACAGGACATGGAACAGGCCATGACTCCCACAGAAATGGCAAATGCCCTTGGCTTACCAGCTTTGAAGGACCGAAAATGGCAGATATTCAAAACCTCTGCAACTAAAGGCACGGGGCTTGATGAAGCAATGGAATGGTGAGTACCAGTCTAGTTATGCTTCATTCCTAGGCTTAATTTTACAGATTTGGTAGGGGTTTTTGTAAGACTGGATTTGTGGATGGTCTGACATAAAGGAGTCCACAGTAGAAGAATGACTGGTTTTCTCCTGGAA includes:
- the ARL1 gene encoding ADP-ribosylation factor-like protein 1, giving the protein MGGFFSTIFSSLFGTREMRILILGLDGAGKTTILYRLQVGEVVTTIPTIGFNVETVTYKNLKFQVWDLGGQTSIRPYWRCYYSNTDAVIYVVDSCDRDRIGTSKSELVAMLEEEELKKAILVVFANKQDMEQAMTPTEMANALGLPALKDRKWQIFKTSATKGTGLDEAMEWLVEALKSRQ